One region of Pseudoalteromonas sp. R3 genomic DNA includes:
- a CDS encoding phytase, translated as MKKQKLYKTTLILGLLGALSACQNQTNQQTVQQPLQLQTQGSVAGIVDSAQVPGKDQILIASEHKGLVLRQGSTLKAHLPGAFKQVRLSELSDNQWLYAALEGSKDSVFVGTLDANSAQLLPRFELSQTGLLVDNFCLFSDKTNQTLSIFVSDGRGRAEQWLLRQQQSWLQTPLLLRTLSLPYDSDSCAVDPRNGYLYISEPLGIWRYSARIEDNPQYYPVSLVAPYGSQSEPAVSLATSDSGELFALLENGQQVLYWDAPDAADSWSAADSLGLENDMATMMNLSQLPGTAKATLSFTNELQGQYATTQISLKSAFTAQALPVVRPAAQSQPALQFGDAMDDPAIWVHPTNPDASRVLGTHKKQGLEVYDLQGKRLQEFKDGRLNNVDLRDGFSWQGRTISIAAASKRNDDSLAFYGIEANGHVFRLGSAPSGLEEIYGLCMAIFEGSHYVFANNKAGLTFQYRVKAYQDKLHAEKMREIPLSSQPEGCVADDTRGRLFIGEEDVGIWATSLNPADNSQPVSVAKVGKHLVDDVEGLALSFGDAPVLVVSSQGNNSYQLYEATPPYRHLAGFRVGLDGFKGIDGASETDGLALSTRLRTQDYPEGLLVLQDGRNRFPDQPQNFKYVSWRDVLESTGLKKPKK; from the coding sequence ATGAAAAAACAGAAGTTATACAAAACAACGCTTATACTGGGGTTACTGGGCGCGCTAAGTGCTTGCCAAAATCAAACAAACCAGCAAACTGTGCAGCAGCCATTACAACTCCAAACTCAAGGCTCTGTCGCTGGCATAGTGGATAGCGCCCAGGTGCCAGGTAAAGACCAGATACTGATAGCCTCAGAGCATAAGGGGTTGGTATTGCGCCAGGGAAGCACACTTAAAGCACACCTCCCGGGCGCGTTCAAACAAGTCCGCTTGAGCGAGCTGAGTGATAATCAGTGGCTGTATGCCGCACTTGAGGGCAGCAAAGATAGCGTGTTCGTAGGCACACTGGATGCCAATTCAGCGCAACTGTTGCCACGCTTTGAACTGTCGCAGACCGGATTATTGGTCGATAATTTCTGCTTATTCTCCGATAAGACTAACCAGACACTGTCTATCTTTGTCTCAGACGGACGAGGAAGAGCTGAGCAATGGCTGCTACGCCAACAACAAAGCTGGCTGCAAACGCCACTGCTGCTGCGAACACTGTCTTTACCTTATGATTCGGATTCCTGTGCAGTCGACCCGCGCAATGGCTACCTCTACATTAGTGAACCTTTGGGGATCTGGCGCTACTCTGCTCGTATTGAAGATAACCCCCAGTATTACCCGGTCTCTTTGGTCGCCCCATACGGAAGTCAGTCAGAGCCAGCAGTTAGCCTGGCAACCAGTGACTCAGGAGAACTCTTTGCATTACTGGAAAACGGCCAGCAAGTGCTTTACTGGGATGCACCAGACGCTGCCGATAGCTGGTCAGCAGCAGACTCCCTGGGGCTTGAAAATGACATGGCGACTATGATGAACCTGAGTCAGTTACCCGGCACAGCAAAGGCTACACTGAGCTTTACCAATGAACTACAAGGTCAATATGCCACGACTCAAATCTCCCTAAAATCAGCATTCACAGCGCAAGCATTGCCGGTCGTTCGGCCCGCAGCACAAAGCCAGCCCGCTTTACAATTTGGAGACGCCATGGATGACCCGGCTATCTGGGTTCATCCTACCAACCCCGACGCCTCTAGGGTATTGGGTACACACAAGAAGCAAGGACTGGAAGTCTACGATCTGCAGGGTAAACGGTTACAAGAATTCAAAGATGGTCGGCTTAACAATGTCGATCTGCGTGATGGTTTTAGCTGGCAAGGGCGAACTATCAGTATTGCTGCCGCCAGTAAGCGCAACGATGACAGCCTCGCATTTTACGGCATAGAGGCAAACGGCCACGTCTTTCGTCTGGGCAGTGCACCATCGGGTCTGGAAGAAATTTATGGACTGTGTATGGCCATTTTTGAAGGCAGTCACTACGTGTTTGCAAACAACAAAGCCGGCCTGACCTTTCAATACAGAGTTAAAGCCTATCAGGATAAGCTGCATGCTGAGAAAATGCGAGAAATCCCCCTAAGCTCACAACCAGAAGGCTGTGTCGCAGATGATACGCGTGGCCGTTTATTTATTGGCGAAGAAGACGTAGGGATCTGGGCCACCAGCCTGAATCCGGCGGATAACAGCCAACCCGTTTCAGTGGCAAAAGTGGGCAAGCATCTGGTTGATGATGTAGAAGGCCTGGCACTGTCTTTTGGTGACGCTCCTGTGCTGGTTGTTTCCAGCCAGGGCAATAACAGCTATCAGCTTTACGAAGCAACACCGCCCTACCGCCATTTAGCAGGGTTTCGCGTTGGCCTGGATGGCTTTAAGGGCATTGATGGGGCATCAGAAACCGATGGTCTGGCATTGTCTACCCGGCTACGAACCCAAGACTACCCAGAGGGTCTGCTGGTGCTCCAGGATGGCCGCAATCGCTTCCCTGATCAACCACAAAACTTTAAATACGTCAGCTGGCGGGATGTGCTGGAAAGTACCGGGCTTAAGAAACCTAAGAAATAG
- a CDS encoding diguanylate cyclase, whose translation MKNVSSLCLALVFSTLLTILALFIGELKLMHDVDWVDLVGEATSSMMAAIWLILLTLCRPRGRVTTVLLLGSATYWLTTWLDVLDEFIAYPPQSHLFTWLESLPAPISMTLLTWGLVTWYREQQAVNRQLKQREHFHREHSLIDPVTQLYSLQYLLIQLNREAMLHDKRNQPLSLVMVDINGFAQYNREHGAHKGDQALNEVASALEVALRETDLACRYTSDRFAILLPDTPSHEVGVFSKLIQECCNTALKGALSVTTVQATRIEGESENALFERLNQQLAGAKRATSAVVEAV comes from the coding sequence ATGAAGAATGTCAGCAGTTTATGCTTAGCACTGGTTTTCAGTACGCTATTGACCATTTTGGCGTTGTTCATCGGTGAGCTTAAATTAATGCATGACGTTGACTGGGTTGACTTAGTTGGTGAAGCAACTTCGTCTATGATGGCCGCAATCTGGCTAATACTCCTGACACTATGTCGCCCGAGAGGCCGCGTGACCACTGTGTTATTGCTGGGTTCTGCAACCTACTGGCTCACAACCTGGCTTGACGTATTGGATGAATTCATTGCTTACCCGCCGCAAAGTCACTTATTTACCTGGCTGGAGTCGTTGCCGGCCCCGATCAGCATGACGCTGCTCACCTGGGGGTTGGTCACCTGGTATCGGGAGCAGCAGGCGGTTAATCGCCAGCTTAAGCAAAGGGAGCACTTTCACCGTGAGCACAGCCTGATAGACCCGGTTACCCAGTTGTATAGTCTGCAATACCTGTTGATTCAGCTAAACCGTGAAGCCATGTTGCACGACAAGCGCAATCAGCCACTCTCTTTGGTTATGGTGGATATCAATGGCTTTGCCCAATACAATCGGGAGCATGGTGCTCATAAAGGGGATCAGGCCCTCAATGAAGTTGCTTCGGCACTCGAAGTTGCGCTCAGAGAAACCGATCTTGCCTGTCGTTATACCAGTGATCGCTTTGCGATACTGCTGCCTGATACTCCATCACATGAAGTCGGTGTTTTCTCTAAACTAATTCAGGAGTGTTGCAACACAGCGTTAAAAGGGGCACTGAGTGTAACAACCGTGCAGGCTACCCGGATTGAGGGTGAATCCGAAAATGCGTTGTTTGAGCGACTCAATCAACAGCTTGCGGGGGCGAAACGTGCGACTTCTGCGGTAGTGGAGGCAGTATGA
- a CDS encoding AraC family transcriptional regulator ligand-binding domain-containing protein, giving the protein MIPANFAYLNDKRMPAHFLITILELAEHYQIKPHQLIRGSQLFLEDLAYPGAQVAPASALFILKKLKRELTEQPQLALELGQRIATGHGHVLFDLWRYAPNLSGALNAWARVQKGIETLVQFNVERHQGKLYIRLTESASLSTQQRMLFEIVLSACRLLLKEQLGAQTWVKVELPWSQPGQDLHYPVFLGEHVRFDAPRCAIILSEEALYQPFKEASALRFAQAKHTAKHLLCPPQLLQAHLRRIFRKNLGQAWSLEYTAGYLGMSPATLKRRLKQDGTNFKLLVDEVRGKKRCT; this is encoded by the coding sequence ATGATACCTGCAAACTTTGCCTATCTGAATGACAAGCGTATGCCTGCGCATTTCCTTATCACCATACTGGAACTGGCCGAGCACTATCAGATAAAACCACATCAGCTTATTCGTGGGTCTCAGTTATTTCTTGAAGACTTGGCTTATCCCGGTGCCCAGGTTGCACCAGCCAGCGCGCTTTTCATACTAAAAAAGCTTAAACGAGAGTTGACCGAACAGCCCCAGCTGGCACTGGAACTTGGGCAAAGGATAGCGACCGGTCATGGCCACGTTTTGTTTGACCTGTGGCGCTATGCACCGAATTTAAGTGGTGCCCTTAATGCCTGGGCAAGAGTTCAAAAGGGCATTGAGACCTTGGTCCAGTTCAACGTGGAGCGACATCAAGGCAAGCTCTATATCAGGCTGACTGAATCAGCATCATTAAGTACGCAGCAGCGTATGCTATTTGAAATTGTACTCTCGGCCTGCCGGTTGCTGCTTAAAGAGCAACTCGGTGCGCAGACCTGGGTGAAGGTAGAGCTGCCATGGTCACAACCCGGGCAGGATTTACACTATCCGGTTTTTCTGGGTGAACATGTGCGGTTTGACGCGCCGCGTTGCGCGATTATTTTGTCTGAAGAGGCGCTTTACCAGCCCTTCAAAGAGGCCAGTGCGCTGCGGTTTGCTCAGGCAAAACACACAGCCAAGCATCTGTTGTGCCCGCCGCAGCTATTGCAGGCTCATTTGCGTCGTATATTTAGAAAGAACCTCGGGCAGGCCTGGTCGCTGGAATATACTGCCGGCTATCTGGGTATGAGTCCTGCGACATTGAAGCGTCGCCTTAAGCAAGATGGCACTAATTTTAAACTACTGGTTGACGAAGTCAGGGGCAAGAAGCGTTGCACCTGA
- a CDS encoding AraC family transcriptional regulator encodes MDLNQWNNSQLASTMAFADVHSFRRAFKRWTGAVPSAFRCGS; translated from the coding sequence ATGGATCTTAATCAATGGAATAACAGCCAGCTGGCCAGCACCATGGCATTTGCCGATGTACACAGCTTTCGGCGCGCATTTAAGCGCTGGACCGGGGCTGTGCCCAGTGCGTTTCGCTGTGGCTCTTAA
- a CDS encoding TorF family putative porin, translated as MKINFKTTLCALPLALLSNMAVAGWSTTITGTSDYTFNGVSQTQSDPTIQGSLDYAADAGWYVGTWASGVDFGDDTGHEWDFYVGRSSELSSAWSVDYGIAYYTYHGGDASSDYNYPEVYTKFAYASSLGTTNVNFWYSWDYFGVDVGHSIVMLSHTFDIADNHSITLSGDVSNSFDAEKYAWDGLDSSYTHYAVSYTTTQFDFDLTFTVEDTTIDGEHTDERFVFSIARTFNL; from the coding sequence ATGAAAATAAATTTTAAAACTACACTCTGCGCACTTCCTCTGGCCCTGCTGTCGAACATGGCTGTAGCTGGCTGGTCAACCACCATTACCGGCACCTCGGACTATACCTTTAACGGGGTGTCACAGACACAGAGCGACCCGACCATTCAGGGTAGCCTGGACTACGCAGCCGATGCTGGCTGGTATGTGGGCACCTGGGCCTCAGGGGTAGACTTTGGCGATGACACAGGCCATGAGTGGGACTTTTACGTTGGTCGCTCTTCGGAGCTTTCCAGCGCCTGGTCGGTGGATTATGGTATCGCCTACTACACCTATCATGGTGGTGATGCGTCCAGCGACTATAACTACCCTGAAGTCTACACAAAGTTTGCTTACGCAAGTAGCCTGGGTACCACCAATGTTAACTTCTGGTATAGCTGGGACTACTTTGGTGTTGATGTCGGTCATAGTATTGTGATGCTGTCGCATACCTTTGATATCGCCGATAACCACTCAATTACTCTCAGTGGCGACGTATCTAACTCATTCGATGCTGAGAAATATGCCTGGGATGGGCTCGATAGCTCTTACACCCACTATGCCGTTTCTTACACCACCACACAGTTCGATTTCGATCTAACCTTTACCGTGGAAGACACCACCATAGATGGCGAGCATACCGACGAGCGCTTTGTGTTCTCGATTGCACGCACGTTTAACTTGTAA
- a CDS encoding choline transporter, protein MTVWLSAGIVFTLIAIAFILLKWGNLRCVGVTPVKTFTFIAILFTSGLDVGLIMFPLTEFAGYADIKASPEYAFANPLAIEFGFWGFLIWGFYFLTCFYFCVIEPKVKFFEIPWVKFINNVVIIGTCAFTAYLLLSNLPWYMPNVGDGESIIPTFYLIVFAAICFAVYSSTSLKYVRILSISTTWMFIALIAFMWASAFVFGDSEISAFTNNIALLGGYFSNLNEFVLPLNDYHEFYLFWWFAWSIMIGQFTSRFVGGLKTYQVLAAMLVFPSIPIAVWFSVLYHYHEAGIDTAGIKNLAMVIVGVIFVINSLDSLIRLYTDNLGLTVKKLGKRNYILFNIAALSLLTLLFKLNFLQIQWVGALVIALFFGCFGYICYSKFKTVANITRSPKENTIDFSRIETVN, encoded by the coding sequence ATGACAGTATGGCTTAGTGCAGGCATTGTATTTACCCTAATTGCGATTGCTTTTATTTTATTAAAATGGGGGAACCTACGCTGTGTCGGTGTGACACCGGTTAAAACCTTTACCTTTATTGCTATTTTATTTACGTCCGGGCTGGATGTCGGACTTATCATGTTTCCGCTGACGGAGTTTGCGGGTTACGCAGACATAAAAGCAAGCCCAGAATATGCGTTTGCCAATCCACTCGCCATCGAATTTGGCTTTTGGGGCTTCCTGATCTGGGGATTTTATTTTCTGACGTGTTTTTATTTCTGCGTAATAGAACCTAAGGTGAAATTTTTCGAGATCCCTTGGGTTAAATTCATCAACAACGTGGTCATTATTGGTACATGCGCCTTTACGGCCTATTTGCTGCTATCCAACCTGCCCTGGTATATGCCAAATGTGGGTGATGGTGAATCCATTATTCCGACCTTTTATCTCATTGTGTTCGCCGCCATTTGCTTTGCGGTGTATTCGAGCACCAGCCTGAAGTACGTGCGTATTCTGAGTATTTCTACAACCTGGATGTTCATCGCTCTGATCGCCTTTATGTGGGCCTCTGCATTTGTATTTGGTGACAGTGAGATAAGCGCCTTTACCAACAATATTGCGCTGTTGGGCGGCTACTTTAGCAATCTCAACGAGTTTGTATTACCACTCAATGATTACCATGAATTTTACCTGTTCTGGTGGTTCGCATGGAGCATCATGATAGGTCAGTTCACTTCACGCTTTGTCGGTGGTCTGAAAACCTATCAGGTACTGGCGGCCATGCTGGTGTTCCCGTCTATTCCTATCGCCGTGTGGTTTAGTGTGTTGTATCACTACCATGAGGCAGGCATTGACACCGCAGGGATTAAAAATCTGGCGATGGTCATTGTTGGCGTGATCTTTGTGATCAACTCTCTGGACTCATTAATTAGACTGTATACCGATAACCTTGGCCTAACGGTTAAAAAACTCGGGAAACGCAACTATATTTTATTTAATATTGCCGCCCTGTCGTTGCTGACGCTGCTATTTAAACTAAACTTTTTGCAGATACAATGGGTTGGTGCACTGGTTATTGCGCTCTTTTTTGGTTGTTTTGGCTATATTTGCTATAGCAAGTTCAAAACAGTGGCCAATATTACCCGTTCACCCAAAGAGAATACCATCGACTTCAGCCGTATCGAGACCGTAAACTAA
- the betA gene encoding choline dehydrogenase, which yields MKKVFDYIIVGAGSAGCVLANRLSANPQHRVLLLETGGSDKSIFIQMPTALSIPMNTDKYAWQFHTEPEPHLDNRVMHCPRGKVLGGSSSINGMVYVRGHAKDFDEWQQHGAQGWDYQACLPYFKRAESWYLGEDSYRGSEGPLGTNNGNEMANPLYRAFIEAGAQAGYAKTDDYNGEQQEGFGPMHMTVKDGRRCSASRAYLDPVKGRDNLTIVTGALAHKVLLDGKRAVGVEYQCKGKTHRATAERRVILSAGPIGSPHLLQLSGIGDQDALKAAGVEVQHHLPGVGKNLQDHLEFYFQYKCKQPITLNGKLDWFSKGLIGARWLLNKTGLGATNHFESCAFIRSKAGVEWPDLQYHFLPAAIRYDGKSAFDGHGFQVHIGHNKPKSRGEVTIKSADPTQAPKIQFNYLAHQEDIEGFRACVRLTREIIEQPAFDAYRDGEIQPGKDVQSDAEIDAFVRQAVESAYHPSCSCKMGEDDMAVVDSNTQVHGIDGLNVVDSSIFPTIPNGNLNAPTIMVAEKAADIILGQPALKANNAQVANHNQWQAVQRSTEI from the coding sequence ATGAAAAAAGTATTCGACTATATTATTGTCGGTGCTGGCTCAGCAGGCTGTGTACTGGCAAATCGATTGTCCGCCAATCCACAACACCGGGTGTTACTGTTAGAAACGGGTGGCAGCGATAAGAGCATCTTTATTCAGATGCCTACGGCGCTGTCTATTCCTATGAATACCGACAAATACGCCTGGCAGTTTCATACCGAGCCGGAGCCGCATCTGGACAACCGGGTGATGCATTGCCCACGCGGCAAGGTGCTGGGTGGTTCGTCATCTATCAATGGCATGGTGTATGTACGTGGCCACGCCAAAGATTTTGATGAATGGCAGCAACACGGTGCACAGGGCTGGGATTATCAGGCTTGTCTGCCTTACTTTAAGCGTGCCGAAAGCTGGTATCTGGGCGAAGACTCGTATCGGGGCAGTGAAGGCCCGCTTGGCACCAACAATGGTAACGAAATGGCCAACCCGCTGTATCGCGCATTTATCGAAGCCGGTGCACAGGCAGGATATGCCAAGACTGACGATTACAATGGCGAGCAGCAGGAAGGCTTTGGCCCGATGCACATGACGGTAAAAGATGGCCGTCGCTGCTCTGCCAGCCGCGCCTATCTCGACCCTGTAAAGGGGCGTGACAATCTGACAATCGTCACCGGTGCGCTGGCGCACAAGGTGCTGCTGGATGGTAAACGCGCTGTGGGCGTGGAATATCAATGTAAGGGCAAAACCCATCGTGCCACAGCCGAGCGCCGCGTGATCTTAAGTGCCGGACCAATCGGCTCGCCGCACCTGTTGCAACTGTCGGGGATTGGCGATCAGGATGCACTCAAAGCCGCAGGCGTTGAGGTACAGCATCATCTGCCCGGCGTCGGTAAAAACTTACAAGACCATCTGGAGTTTTATTTCCAGTACAAGTGTAAGCAGCCCATTACCCTCAATGGCAAACTGGACTGGTTCTCTAAAGGGTTGATCGGAGCACGCTGGCTCCTCAACAAAACCGGCCTGGGTGCAACCAATCATTTTGAATCTTGCGCCTTTATCCGCTCCAAAGCGGGTGTTGAGTGGCCAGATCTCCAGTATCACTTTTTGCCCGCAGCCATTCGCTACGATGGCAAAAGTGCGTTTGACGGACACGGTTTCCAGGTCCATATTGGTCACAACAAACCGAAAAGTCGCGGTGAAGTCACCATTAAATCGGCCGACCCGACTCAGGCCCCCAAGATCCAATTTAACTATCTGGCACACCAGGAAGACATCGAAGGCTTCCGCGCCTGTGTTCGCCTGACCAGAGAGATCATCGAGCAACCGGCCTTTGATGCCTACCGCGACGGTGAAATTCAGCCAGGCAAAGACGTGCAGAGCGACGCAGAAATCGATGCCTTTGTACGCCAGGCCGTCGAAAGCGCCTATCACCCGTCCTGCTCATGCAAAATGGGTGAAGACGACATGGCCGTAGTGGATTCAAACACCCAGGTGCATGGTATCGATGGCCTGAACGTAGTGGATTCGTCTATCTTCCCGACGATCCCGAACGGCAACCTCAACGCACCAACTATTATGGTCGCGGAGAAAGCCGCAGATATTATTCTGGGCCAGCCGGCCCTCAAAGCAAACAATGCTCAGGTTGCCAATCACAACCAGTGGCAAGCAGTACAACGTAGCACGGAGATTTAA
- the betB gene encoding betaine-aldehyde dehydrogenase encodes MSTPLYQNFIHGRYLANQTGEQFAVKNPATDEVIYHVEVADAHIQKAAIDSAKAGFAQWSAMTPIERSRILNKAVALLRERNDELAKIEVLDTGKPWQEAECVDIQTGADVIEYFAGLAPAQVGQQQMVGDDFYYTRKEPLGICAGIGAWNYPLQIACWKSGPALAAGNALIFKPSEETPLGAMKLAEIFVEAGMPAGVFNVVQGAAEVGQWLTLHPEIEKVSFTGEVGTGKKVMQSAASNLKDVTMELGGKSPLLVFDDANIEQAVSAAMLGNFYTQGEICTNCTRVYVQRGVYEQFLEQLKTRTEHNIIAGDPLNPEVNLGALISKKHQQLVLDYIEQGKQEGATVLTGGHALSPASAPNGYFVAPTIFTDCHEDMTIVREEIFGPVMCVMVFDDEQEAINRANNTHLGLAAGVFSRDIQRAHRVIHQLQAGITWINAYGNSPAEMPVGGYKQSGIGRENGIETLDHYTQTKSVYVGMSQIESPF; translated from the coding sequence ATGTCCACACCGCTCTACCAGAACTTTATTCACGGCCGCTACCTTGCCAATCAGACCGGCGAGCAGTTTGCGGTAAAAAACCCCGCGACCGACGAAGTCATTTATCACGTTGAAGTGGCAGATGCACACATTCAAAAAGCGGCCATCGACAGTGCCAAAGCCGGGTTTGCGCAGTGGTCAGCTATGACCCCGATTGAGCGCAGCAGAATTCTGAATAAAGCGGTGGCGCTATTGCGTGAGCGCAACGATGAGCTGGCTAAAATCGAGGTGCTGGACACCGGCAAACCCTGGCAAGAAGCCGAATGCGTTGATATTCAAACTGGCGCTGATGTGATCGAATACTTTGCCGGACTGGCGCCTGCACAAGTTGGCCAGCAACAAATGGTCGGCGATGATTTTTACTATACCCGCAAAGAACCGTTAGGTATATGCGCAGGCATTGGCGCCTGGAACTACCCGCTGCAAATCGCCTGCTGGAAATCCGGCCCGGCACTGGCGGCTGGTAATGCTTTGATCTTTAAACCATCTGAAGAAACGCCGCTGGGTGCAATGAAACTGGCTGAGATCTTTGTTGAAGCAGGTATGCCAGCAGGTGTCTTTAATGTCGTACAGGGTGCCGCCGAAGTCGGACAGTGGCTGACACTGCACCCGGAAATTGAAAAAGTTTCGTTTACGGGTGAAGTGGGCACGGGCAAAAAAGTCATGCAAAGTGCTGCTTCTAACCTCAAAGACGTGACCATGGAGCTGGGCGGTAAATCGCCGCTGCTGGTATTTGACGATGCCAATATCGAACAGGCGGTCAGTGCTGCCATGCTGGGCAACTTCTACACTCAGGGTGAGATCTGCACAAACTGTACACGCGTTTATGTGCAGCGCGGCGTGTATGAGCAATTCCTTGAACAGCTTAAAACCCGCACAGAGCACAATATTATCGCTGGCGATCCACTTAATCCCGAAGTAAATCTGGGCGCCTTGATCTCGAAAAAACATCAGCAGCTGGTGCTAGATTACATTGAGCAGGGCAAGCAGGAAGGCGCGACCGTGCTGACTGGTGGCCATGCCCTGAGCCCGGCTTCGGCACCTAACGGCTACTTTGTTGCCCCCACCATATTCACCGACTGTCACGAAGACATGACCATAGTCCGCGAAGAGATCTTTGGTCCGGTCATGTGCGTCATGGTGTTTGATGACGAACAAGAAGCGATTAACCGTGCCAACAATACGCACTTGGGTCTGGCGGCTGGGGTATTCAGCCGCGATATTCAGCGTGCACACCGCGTGATCCACCAGTTACAGGCTGGTATTACCTGGATCAACGCCTATGGCAACTCACCCGCCGAAATGCCGGTTGGTGGCTACAAACAATCCGGTATTGGCCGTGAAAATGGCATTGAAACACTGGATCACTACACCCAGACCAAGTCTGTTTACGTAGGAATGAGCCAAATCGAAAGCCCATTTTAA
- the betI gene encoding transcriptional regulator BetI — translation MPKVGMEPVRRQQLIEATLQSVAELGLQATTINSISKKAGMSSGIISHYFGGKQGLIEATVRYLLSSLQRSLLQRTSQGCTPEQRLMFIVEANFAVVQQQRDTTRTWLSFWAHSMHDPELHRLQRVNARRLYSNLLYSFKQLMAPGEAREAAELGAAMIDGLWLRAVLNKADDAQFDSAQDLAKRYIQSLIQQFGV, via the coding sequence ATGCCTAAAGTCGGAATGGAACCTGTGCGTCGCCAACAACTGATTGAGGCGACCTTACAGTCAGTGGCTGAGCTTGGATTACAAGCCACCACGATTAACAGCATCAGTAAAAAAGCAGGTATGTCTTCGGGGATCATTAGCCACTACTTTGGTGGTAAACAAGGTCTCATAGAAGCGACTGTGCGTTACCTCCTGAGCAGTCTGCAACGCAGCTTATTGCAACGGACATCACAGGGGTGTACGCCTGAGCAGCGCCTAATGTTTATTGTCGAAGCCAACTTTGCCGTGGTGCAGCAACAACGAGACACCACCCGTACCTGGCTGAGTTTTTGGGCGCACTCCATGCATGATCCTGAGTTACATCGTTTACAGCGCGTCAATGCGCGCCGACTTTACAGTAATTTATTGTACTCGTTTAAACAGTTAATGGCCCCGGGCGAAGCGCGTGAAGCTGCTGAGCTGGGTGCCGCTATGATCGACGGCCTGTGGCTCAGAGCCGTTCTCAATAAAGCCGATGATGCGCAGTTTGACAGCGCGCAGGATCTGGCCAAACGCTATATCCAGTCCCTCATCCAACAATTTGGAGTCTAA